ataccgcaagacgtgaaaagatccataccgcaagacgtgaaaagatccataccgcaagacgtgaaaagatccataccgcaagacgtgaaaagatccataccgcaagacgtgaaaaagatccataccgcaagacgtgaaaagatccataccgcaagaccCGTGCCGCTATTATACATCCGTGCCGCAACTATTAACTCACACGCCTTTGGTCACGTTATGGCCTATTTGGGTCGCCTCACTAAACTTCCGTGCCTCAACCAATATCTCGAATCAGTGGTCACGTTATGTCCTGCCCGTGCAACAATCCTAATATCACATATCCTTGGTCACGTTACAAATGTCCTATTTGGGTCTGTTCCATACAGGACTGCTGGTCGAACTGATCTAACCATATCTCCGCTGCAGCAATAGATACGAATCTTGTCAGGTCACGTGAAAGACGCTTTTTCCGCGAATCGGTACAGGTCGCTCACATTCCTTCCTCGCATAGAATACCGCAATACttatgaaaatgagatAACATGGACCCTAGGAATGTCCAGCTATTGAGGACTATGAATTGTTCATACCTTATATCTTCTTATATTATGTTATTCCCtaaaaatcaagaatatccCCCTTCAAATGAACCATACTTTGTTTAATTATAAACTTtaataattttttcaatctttggGGATCTCGCCTCTCTTTTATACCTCTCAGATCTCATTTTGGTGATACACGCACATCAAATGCGCCTATATTTGTATCCACGTCTATATTGACTGCACATAACTCTCTGTCAATCAATTCTAGTCATGTGATTCTAAATGGATAATCCTCCctccaaattcacaacaactcaatataatacaacccaatataatacaatatCACTTTCACATTAATCCTACATCATGATATCCACAATAACTAACATTaaatatccatattcttaCAATCTTAACTTTTCCCTTACCTTTATTACTTCtctcaattttcttgtatacTTGTACTGATTgtctttctgaaaagaatgcGAAAAATACTACAAAAATACTAATTGCTGCCAAAAATTGCACCTGTCCTAAAAGTAGTACCATTCGATTACCTTCATTCAATTAAGTAAGgattcatcatcttcaagtgTTACAAAATTCTAATGCTCTAATTATAACCATTTGAAATAAGGATACATCATCCTCTGTCACATGGTATAACACGTAAATATTGCAACACAAATGTCGCCAAAATGACGTGACAGCACGACATTTACCATATTTATAAATTAGTAACAATGTTCACCATATGGCGTAATTGTGATGGTTGGTCGTACCTAAGGCGAATATAGACGTATATTCTGATTAAGAGAATTACATTGGAATAGTCAGAATCCAGTGAAAATATATCACGATGGACTCTCGCCTGGCGATGGGCCGCATATTTAAAATTTAGCGACTAGCCTCCTCTGGGTGTCATCAACCGGAACAATTAAATTATTCCAAGAAAGGATTTAAGATTTAACACCTCGATCACGCTATAGTTACGGCCTGCAAGTAATTTATGAATTTTTCCTGATTAGGATAAACCCTAAACTCTTTGTATAAATGGCCCAAATTCCCACTTTTCTGCTTTATTTTTTTATTAACAATCAATCTCTTTTATAATTGAAGGACACAGTGGCGACTTTAGTTaaaacttcaaaatcatCCTCCAGACTTTCCAGTGTTCAAATTAGTTATTATCGTATACTAAAAGTAGAATGAGTACTCAAGCACCAGGCTATTCAAGTCATAATCCAATAACTTTGGATCTGGATCTGAACCTGGACCTGGACCTGGACCAGAACTTTGAAGATGCTCTAGACGATTTCAGTAAAGTAGATATCAAATGTGAAAATTCCAATCTCGTCTCTACCGATGAGCATATTTGGTCGAGCCCTCAATCGTTAAGGCGGAGCCTGCcatgttcttcaatgcaAACTACTCCAGCGAGTGTGTAATCTCGTACGACATTAATCATACATCATTTAAAAGTATCGTCAGAGAATGTTCATTACATTCCTACCTAAGGTGGTCTTGGAATTATACTCTGATTAAAAGGATCCCATTGGACAGTCGGAAACTAGTAAAAACTTTTCACGATTGACTCTTACTTGCAACTTAACGTATGTTAAGCGACTAGCCATCTCTTGGTTCATCAATCGGAACAAACAACGAGCCACCTAGGTTCATTTATGGGAAAAAATAGACAGCTATGAAAGGATTTAAGATTAGGCGCCTCGTTAACGTCAATGTTACAGTTTGCTAGTAATTTACATATTATTACCGATTAGGACAATTCCGTGAAGTCTCTGTATGTGCGAGGTGTGTGGTACCCCTGTCACTGTTAATTTGAATCTACTTCCTCAAATTAATGAATGGATTTCCCGTCAACGGATCTTGAGATCATGAATTTTCTGTGCAGCAATATGCATCCTTAGGTAGACAACGTCTTATTGCATATGCCAAAATGTAAACATCGTTCCCCTCTAAAATAATGTCTATGTACTGCAGATTAAAATGGAAAATCTTAATCCAGTTCGCAGCCAAAAATTTTTTCGGATTTTCCGCAGTGACACTTTTCTTGACGGAAAATCAATCCATTTATTTGGAAGCGGGATAAGAAAGGTTACCCATATGAATGTTCCACTGCCTAGGAAAGGTCCTTTACATTGATACCTGAAATCTGGGGTTATCTTCTTATGATGGAACTATATAATGCGCAAGAAAATACTGCAAGAAGCCCAAATCtaattccaacttcaaattgatgCTACAGCAAGCCAATATGCCGTATACAACTATCTCTTCTAGACAGCTTTTGAAAAAGGAACTTGATCCCATTCTTCAGAATGGAACGAGTTTAGATAATAAAACTCATGCTCCGGGGATTATTTATGGTGTTACAAATGAGAAAGAAACCGTCTACTTGAATCATTCTGGATATCTCAACCTGGAAACAAAGGACTCTGTTAACAACGATTCCAAATTTGCCATGTTATCGGCTACAAAGCCAATTTCGACATTGGCTATTCTTCAATTAGTTGATCGTAATTTGGTTGACTTGGACACTCCAGTTGAGAAATACCTACCTAGGTTTGCTTCTGTTGCAATTTTTAAAGGTGGAAACGGTGATAAAGCTTTTTCAAAGCCAAAAAAGAAGGCAACTCTCCGACAATTATTGACACACACAGCAGGTTTCGCTTACAGTTTCACTAACAAGGATTATCTTGAAACCCTATTAAGTACTGGGCAACCAAATTTATTTGGCAGCGACACCTCCACATTTGATGCAACTTATCTTACTTTTGAGCCAGGAACTGATTGGAGCTATGGTATGGGTTTAGATTGGGCTGGATTGGTTTTAGAAGAAGTTACGGGTCTTTCCCTAGGGGAATTCATTAGGATCAACATACTAGAACCAGCCAAGATGAACAACACCACTTTCAAAGTGACcaaatctgaaaagaatCTTATGCTTATACACGTTCGAGATGACAATCGTATGAAAGTCTTTGATCTCCAATATCCTCGTGAATCCAAAATTGATATGGCAGGACATGGATTGTTTGGTACTGTTGACGACTACCTCAAGTTTATTAGAATTTGGTTAAACAAGGGTAAAACGGAAGAAGGTGTTCAGCTTATTAGTGAACAACTCTGGGAAATTGCAGTTCAGAACAATTTGCCTAAAGGCACTACAATTAAGAACTTGGATGCTTTTCAAGAGAACTTGTGTGGTCCAATTGTATTTCCTCCAGACTGCTCTTGGAGTTTAGGATTCTGTAGAAATGGTTCTGATTTCCACACTGGAAGAAAGAGTGGATCTCTTTGGTGGTGTGGTGTTTCAAATTGCTACCTTTGGATagatttgaagagcaaATTGGGAGGCTTCTATGCGACACAAGTATTCCCATATGGTGATCCATCTAGTGAAACAAATTATGTCTTAGAAAAAGCTGTTTAtgacaatttgaaataatTTGGTCTTAATTTTTATTTGATTTATTTTTATTATGATTATTAATTCAATATCGTgtagtatatatataagtTCTAAATTTTACTTACAATAGTCAATATTCATTTAAGAAATGTAGTGGGTTCTGCAAAGAATGCTCACTAATGTCAGTATCTGTTATTGACAAATCTCCATGAAAATCAGGAATAGGATCACCGAAtaattcttcaatgtatGTCTCAATATTCATATCAACTGTTGCATTCTTCGTAGATTTCGCTTCATTGTTTTGAGTGGAAGTTATGGGGTTGTCAAATTCAAGGAATAGTTCGTTCGAATCATCTACAGTTTCGAACGTTTTTTCTATTGaacatttcatttttgttAATATATCAGAGAATTTCTCTGACACAGGACTCAAACGACCATAATATTTCGTTATGTAGGTCCCAACATTTAGCATTTCTCTTAAAAACAGGATTGAATAACTATCACTGTAATCAAcatcaattcttctatgGAGAATAGAGAGACCCAATATCAATGAAGCCATAAAGCAACAATGGACAGTTGTGTACAGCTCAACTCTGGGATATTTGTGGTTTTTCAAATAATGGAAAGTTAATTTAATAGTAAGCACAGATGCTTGTATGCTAGAAGTTAAGAAATTCTGCATTGCATTCATCTCCTTGattctcttccaaaatGAATCGTTACATCTCTTTGAATCTGTATTCTTGAAAGCAATATTAACTAGGAAAGTTTTTCCAAGTAACATTCTCCCGTACAAGTGGGATTGATGAACTAGCAATACAACATAATCATCGGACCATTTAGAACTATTCTGAAGCTCAAACAATTTGGCTTCCAGACCGACGCCGCTCTCGGTTTTTGCCTCATCATCTACTTTCAATATATTACTGGTTCTGAGGTCTTCGGGTAGTTGCAGAATTAGCAAGTTTAGTTCTGTAGTCAATTTCTCTGCCTCGGAAGTTTTCATCATCTCTTCATAATAAAGACTATGGACGATCTTTCCATTTACCTTGGCTgattttccaacttcaaataaACCTTTCAAACGGTGCTTCTGCTCGATTTTGCAGTTAGGATCATTGAGATAGTCGCTCTCGAAATCATCCCAATCGTAATCATTTATAATGAGTGGTCTACCCAGTAGAATTGATGATATCCTATCGCAAACAAACAAGCTCAACCAAAGTTTCCTTCTATGGTTTATGTAGGAGTTGTCTTTGAATGATTCATTAATATTCTTCCGGTGTAAGCCTAATGCTTGGGCATTTCTTATTGCATTCCCTAATGTCAACCACGAGGAACTCCGCTTATAAGTAGATTGATAATAAAAGtaaatcaagaagtttgctTCTATCATCCAAAATTTTCCATCGTCGATAGACAATTTCATAAGACTATAGCCGCTTTGAAAGAATGATTCTGAATTAACAGAATATCTCTCCAATTCGTCAATAATATCGCTCTTGGCCCCTTCAGCAAATAAGAATCCTAATGCTAGAACTAAATGCAACAAACACATTTTCTCAGTAGTTGCTCCAATTGGATTATCATAG
This Scheffersomyces stipitis CBS 6054 chromosome 3, complete sequence DNA region includes the following protein-coding sequences:
- a CDS encoding predicted protein translates to MPYTTISSRQLLKKELDPILQNGTSLDNKTHAPGIIYGVTNEKETVYLNHSGYLNSETKDSVNNDSKFAMLSATKPISTLAILQLVDRNLVDLDTPVEKYLPRFASVAIFKGGNGDKAFSKPKKKATLRQLLTHTAGFAYSFTNKDYLETLLSTGQPNLFGSDTSTFDATYLTFEPGTDWSYGMGLDWAGLVLEEVTGLSLGEFIRINILEPAKMNNTTFKVTKSEKNLMLIHVRDDNRMKVFDLQYPRESKIDMAGHGLFGTVDDYLKFIRIWLNKGKTEEGVQLISEQLWEIAVQNNLPKGTTIKNLDAFQENLCGPIVFPPDCSWSLGFCRNGSDFHTGRKSGSLWWCGVSNCYLWIDLKSKLGGFYATQVFPYGDPSSETNYVLEKAVYDNLK
- a CDS encoding predicted protein (go_component nucleus~go_function DNA binding; zinc ion binding~go_process transcription) gives rise to the protein MDNSQYIGESSPLSLLFESRFIFLSTIGNCEFIFDVKDMCYVDEQASVKNVTPLQLPKREYCNILIKYFEVNINQTWYVFDMDYLRSNIVDYIYDNPIGATTEKMCLLHLVLALGFLFAEGAKSDIIDELERYSVNSESFFQSGYSLMKLSIDDGKFWMIEANFLIYFYYQSTYKRSSSWLTLGNAIRNAQALGLHRKNINESFKDNSYINHRRKLWLSLFVCDRISSILSGRPLIINDYDWDDFESDYLNDPNCKIEQKHRLKGLFEVGKSAKVNGKIVHSLYYEEMMKTSEAEKLTTELNLLISQLPEDLRTSNILKNSSKWSDDYVVLLVHQSHLYGRMLLGKTFLVNIAFKNTDSKRCNDSFWKRIKEMNAMQNFLTSSIQASVLTIKLTFHYLKNHKYPRVESYTTVHCCFMASLILGLSILHRRIDVDYSDSYSISFLREMLNVGTYITKYYGRLSPVSEKFSDILTKMKCSIEKTFETVDDS